TGTACATTGTGCATTAAAGTTTTTAGTTTTAATATGGGTCTAAAGAGGAAAGTGTGTTAGTGGCACTTAAATATAGAATGAATTAGACTATTGAGATAAATGTTTATTAGTTGGAAGGAGGCAGAACGTTGGATATATATAGTAATATTTCTGCTTTAAAAGGAGTAGGTCCAAAAGCTACTGAAAAATTAAATAGATGTGGAATTTTTAATATATTGGATATTTTATTATATTTCCCAAGAGATTATGAATTTGTAGATGGGAATGCACAGTTTGAAAGTATTACTGGAGAAGATAAGCAAATATTAAAATGTGAAGTTGTTAGATTTAGAAGTGACATTAAAACAAAAACTGGTAAAGTGATCACAACAATAGAATTTAATTATGATGGACATACGGTATCTGCTAAGTGGTTTAATCAAAGATATATAAGAAATTCTTTTAGGTTAGGTAGAATATATAATTTAATGGGTAAGTTTAAAAGAATAGGTAATACGTTAGAAGTAGTTAATCCTGTTATTACTTGTGAAGAAGCACTTTGCAGCGAAATCTTACCTAAGTATCCTTTAAAGGGAGACATAAGTAATAAATTATTTGAAAAGCTAACTAATGAGATCTTATCGAATATGGAAGTTAAAGAAAATTTATCTAAGGAAATAGTAGATAAATATTCTTTACTATCTTTAAATGATGCTATAAGAAGCATACATTTCCCAGACAATAAGGAGATACTAGAAAAAGCAAAAATAAGACTAAAGTTTCAAGAATTATTTACATATTCATTAAAATTATTGCTTCTAAAGTATAAGCTTAAAAAAAATACAAACGGAATATTTTTTGAATGGGTAGATGAATTTAGTGATTTTAAAGAAAAATTACCATTCCCACTCACAAACGCGCAAACTAGAGTTGTACGTGAAATTTTAAGAGACCAAAAATCAAATTTTTCTATGAATAGATTAATTCAAGGTGATGTTGGAAGTGGAAAAACCATAGTTGCTCTAATAGCTATTTTTAATGTTATTAAGAATGGATACCAATGTGCTTTTATGGCTCCAACAGAAATTCTTGCAAGTCAACATTTTGAAGAATCTAAAAAGATTTTTGAAGATTTTAATATAGAAATAGAATTATTAACAGGATCAACTACTTTAAAGGAAAAGCAAAGAATCAAAGAGAGAATTAAAACGTTAGAACCTATTTTGGTAATAGGAACTCATGCACTTTTCCAAGATGATGTAGAATTTAGAAAATTAGGACTAATAGTAACTGATGAACAACATAGATTTGGTGTGGAGCAAAGAAGCAGGCTTATAAATAAAGGGAAAAGAGCAGATTGTTTAGTTATGACAGCTACGCCGATTCCTAGAACTTTAGCTTTATACCTTTATTCAGATTTGGATGTATCTATAATTGATGAATTACCTCCAGGTAGAAAGAAAATAGATACTAGATTTTATGTAGAAGCTCAAAGAGATATAGGTTATGATTTGGCGTATAATGAAATAAAAAATGGAAGACAAGTATATATTGTTTGTCCGCTTATCGAAGAAGATGAAAAGGAAGAATTAAGTTCAGTTGAAACTGTATATAATAGACTTACAACTGGAATTTTTAAAGATTTAAAAGTTGAAATTCTTCATGGAAAAATGAAAGGCTCTGAAAAAGATGAAATAATAAAGAGATTTAAAAATAATGATTTTAATGTTTTAATTTCAACTACTGTAATTGAAGTTGGTGTCAATGTTCCTAATGCTTCAGTTATGATCGTTGAAAATGCAGAAAGATTTGGTCTTTCTCAGCTTCATCAATTAAGAGGGCGAGTTGGACGTGGAGCATATTCATCTTATTGCATATTAATAGCAAAAGCTAAAAGCAATACAACTAAAAAGAGGATGCAAATAATGACAGAATGTAGTGATGGTTTTTTAATATCAGAAAAAGATTTGGAACTTAGAGGTGCAGGAGAAATGTTTGGCAGAAAACAAAGTGGAGATGAAGGATTTATACTTGCAAATCTTTATGATGATATAAAAATATTAAGATGTGCTAAACTAGAGGCAAATAATATGTTGCAAAATGAATGTGATTTAAATAGAGAAATAATAAATGAAATCACCAAAAACTTAGAAAAAAGCAGTAAATATATTTGCTTCAATTAAATTGAAATATTATGCATAGTTGTGTTAATATATCATTAGCACATTAGAAAAGAATAACAAGTCAGTATGCTAGTATATTTCGTGTCAAACTATGTTGCCATGTTTGCCTAATAGGCCCACTATAAGACAAACATTACTTCTTGTCTAACGCAAAATATACATGGCATCTTTGACTCGTTATTTTCTATTATATACTTTAAGGAGGAATAAAATTTTGAGGATAATAGCAGGAAAAGCAAGAGGACATAAATTAATACCTCCAGCGACAATGGAAACTAGACCTACATTAGATAGAGTTAAGGAAGCTATGTTTAGCACAATTCAGCCATATATACCAGAGGCGGTGGTTGTAGATGTTTTTTCAGGAACAGGAAGTTTGGGATTGGAATCTGCAAGCAGAGGAGCAAGCGAGGTTTACTTATTTGATAAGAGTTCAGAAACATTTCCATTATTAAAGCAAAATGTTGAAAATCTTAAATTTCAAGATTTTTGTTTTCCAATAAATACTGATGCATATGCAGGCCTTAAACAATTAGCAAGTAAGGGGAAAAGATTTGATATAATATTTATAGATCCACCTTATTGTAAAGAAATGATTCCAGAAGCTATGAAAATAGTTAAGGAATACCAATTGTTAAAGAACGATGGAATAATAGTTACTAAAATAGATAGTATTGAAACAATTTATGAAGGATATGAGGACATAAAGTTAATTAAGAGCAAAAGGTATGGAAATACAACTGTATGTTATTATAAGTATGAGGAGAAATAAACAATGAAAATTGCAGTATATCCAGGAAGCTTTGATCCTATAACTAATGGACATCTTGATATTATAAAACGAGGGGCAAAGGCTTTTGATAAAATTATAGTAGCAGTATTAGTTAATGTGGATAAAAAGTGTCTTTTTGAAGTTGATGAAAGAGTTGAATTAATAAAGAAAGTGACAAGAGATATAGAAAATGTCGAAGTTAGAAGTTTTAATGGGCTTTTAGTAAACTTTCTGAAAGAATGTAATACTAATATAATTTTAAAGGGATTAAGAACGACTTTTGATTTTGAATATGAGTTACAAATGGCATTTATGAATAATGAATTAGATCGCAATATTGAAACTATATGTATGATGTCATCTTCTGAAAATCTACATATAAGTTCGTCAAATGTTAAGCAAGTAGCTAAATTTGGAGGGAATATTGAGAGGCTTGTTCCGAATGAAGTTGTATCGGATATAATATCTAGAATAAATATCTAAGGAGTGTTTTTATGGAAAAGATGGATGTAAATATTATAGAATTATTAGAATATTTACAAGACTTGGTGGAAAATTCATCAAAGGTGCCAATGAGTGGTAAGGTTATGATTGATAAAAAAGAAATTATTGAAGTTATTGATCAAATAATTAATTATATGCCAGATCAATTTAAAAAAGCTGAATGGGTTATGAATGAGAGAGAACGAATATTAAATGAAGCTAAAAAAGAATATGATTCTGTTAGAAAAGATACTATGACAATGATGAAGCAAAATGTTGAAAAACATGATATTGTAAAGGAAGCAAAAATAAGAGCTGAAGAAATTATAAACTCAGCACAACGAGATGCTAAGGCTATAAGACTAGGCTCTAGAGATTATTCTGATGAAATATTAACTCAATTAGATAAAGAAATAGAAGATCAAAAAATAAAATTAATAAAAAGCCTCCAAACTAGTTTTGAATCAGTTGCAAAGAACATAGATACAAGTTTAACTGGTGCATGTGATGTTATAAAAGATAATGTTAAAGAATTACGTAGCATGAAAAAATAATTTAGAAGCCTTATTAAGTATATATAATAAAAATGTTAATAAAAATAGTACCAACATTGGATAAAAATGTGTATATTCACTCATAGAAGAATTTATTCCAAGATTAGATGTGTATATACTTGTAGGTAAAATTTGTAACAATATATAAGTTATAATAAAACTAAATATTCCTTGGATTAGCTTTAAAAAAATATATTTACTATAATGAATTTTAGTATCGCTGACAAAGGAGCTGACTTGTGCAATTACAGCTAGACCTGAAAATGAACATAAGAAGCTTATCATACTTAATTTAAGTGGAAGTGGAAGAGAAAGCGTAGATATTAGACTACATCCATTTGTCATTTCTATACTTCCTAAAAATAAAAAGTATAAAGTCCCAACAGGTAAGCTAAAAAAATTCTCCAATTGTTCAAACATAATATAAAAATAAACATTATTTTTAATTAGAGTTATTAAAACAGAAAAGATTACAATAAAACCACCAATAGATAAGGCGGTGTTTATTCCATTTTGAACTGCATTTTTTATTGCGGAACCAAAATTTATAATTTCATATTTAGGACGAGACAGAGAACTTACTTTGATTGGGGTTCTCTTTTTTTTTGTTATAAATCCTATGAATATGAGTGATGAGTAATTTCCAATAAGCAAAATATAACCTAAAGCTAGATTCCCGAGTAAAGTCCCAGCAACAGAACCGATTAAAAATAATGGACCGACATTAGAAGCTATATTTAAAAGCCTCTCATACTCACTTTTTTCAATATATTCCATAGAATATAAATCAACACAGTACTTTGCACCTAAAGGATATCCACATAAAATGCTGGCTACAATAGGAAAAGAACAATTCTTAGAAAGTCCTAAAGGTTTGCAAATTAAAGGGCCAAGAAATTTGGAATAAAGGGTTATTCCATCATAATATATTAATAAATTACAAATAACTATAAAGGGAAATGTTGTTGGTAATATGGATTTATACCATAATTCACATCCATCAATGGCAGCAGAAATACATTGTTTTATATTTAATATAAAAAGAATTATTAATATGGAAATAAATATGCAAATAATAATATTTTTTTTTATATTAAGTTGCTTAATTAAAATAACAATTAAGCTTATAATTAAAAACCATAAGATAACAACATATAGCATAAAATCACTCCAATCTTTATTTCGTATTCATGATTATGTATATTCTTATGGTTATGTAAAATATTACTATATTATAATAGGACCTTTTAAATAATCTTCCATAGGATGTATTTTTGAATTTAAAAGAGAATATGCCTTAGTACCTAAAATATCAATTTTCATATGGTCACATAAATTATTTTTTGGAACTTTAGTTATCACATTAATATTATCTTTAGATTTTATATTCTTTAGCATATTACGTCCCGTAGAATTAAAACCAAGAACCCTTGCATAAGGCGCAGGCATTTTAGATAAGTTAAATAAATCAAAGTCTTCAAGATTCAAAAAACTTTGAGCAAGTATTCTGTTAATTCTAGTATAAGTATATCTTTTACTCTTAGAATTTAGGATTAATTCATTTAAAGAATTTGAATTTAAAATTTCTTTTAATATTCTGTTTTCTAAGCCCTCTGAAATATCAGGCAATTTTAAAAGAGATTTTTCGTTTGTGAGGAATTTATATTTAATATATTTAAACATATCCTCTTCAAAAGTAAATGGATAACCTGAACAAGATAAATCATATAAAATATCGTAACTAACTTGTGGGAGAACATTAATTAATTCACTTAGTGAATTTTCCCTAAGGTGTTTTCTTATGGAAGTAGCAGAAGAAAAAAGTGAATCTAAATTACTATTGTTGTAAGATGAACCTTCTCTTTTTAATGTTTTAGGTATTATTAAACTATTTAACGTTCTTAAAGCTTTTATGTATTCAATGCCTAAAATATTATTGGAATTAGATAATACATTAAAAACATCATTACAATTTAAATAATCATTAAGAGCATTTGCACGGCTTAAGTGGAAAGGTAAGCCTAAATTCAAATTATTTTTCAAACGACTTTTATATTCATAAGGCTCAGAAACTAGAACTTTCGCTATATCATCTAATGTATCTATATTTCCTTCTTCACTTCCGAAGTATAGATGGTCCACTATACCTAAAGAATTAAGAAGAGATACACTTCCAAAAGCAAAATGTTCTGCAGAAGATATTGAATAAACTAGGGGTAATTCTAAAACCAAATCAACTCCATTTTTAATAGCCATTTCTGCTCTTTTCCACTTATCTACAATTGCAGGTATTCCTCTTTGCATAAAATTTCCACTCATGATACAAACTATACCCTCTGCATTTGTATGGTATTTTGCATTTTGAAGATGATATTCATGCCCTTTGTGAAAAGGATTGTATTCTGTAATTATTCCTGTAATTATTATAATCATCTCCTTTTTAATAAAAATAAAAAATCCAACTTATAAATTATAATTTATAAGTTACATTATTTTCAAGTAACTTGGCACCTAAAGTTAGTATAGCATATATAATATATTTGCAAAGAGAAGTAATTAAAATGCTTACAAAATAATTGTTAAAAAATATACTTTAATGGTATTGCTATATTAAGGAGGAATTTCAGGAATATTCGAAATATTATGAAAACAATAAGTTTTATATGAATGGAGTTTTTGGAAAGAAATTAGCATATATTGTATTTATATTAAGATTATGTGCTTTTAAATTGTTCAGAGTTAAAAATATGTTAGAGTATATTAAAATTTTTGATATATATACATTACTTAAAAGATAGAACATATAGTGATATTTACTAATGAATTAAAAAGTAATTTCATACAAAATACAATTGTTAAAAAAAATACTTTTACTATATTGTTATTTTACAATCCAGTTATCAGACAATTTAGATTATTGCCAATCTAAAGACTTCTATTTTATAGTTAATTTATGTTGAAAAAATCACTGATTTAGGAGTATAGTAGTATTAGAGATAGAATACAGAGGGGAGAAAACATATATGGATCTTATGAAAAAAATATGGACTGATGCACAAGCAAATAAAAAGAAAATTGTTCTTCCAGAAGGTAATGAAGAAAGAACTATTGCAGCAGCAGAAAAAATACACAAATTAGGATTAGCGTATCCAATTTTAGTTGGTAATAAAGAAGAAATAATGAATAAGTCGAAAGATTTGGATGTAGATTTATCAGGAGTTGAAATAATAGATCCAAATGAAGCGGATAACTTAAATAAATATATTACAGCCTTTTACGATCTTAGAAAGAAAAAAGGTATGACAATGGAGAAGGCAGACAAAATAGTGAGGGATCCTCTATATTTTGGAACAATGATGGTTAAGTTAGACGATGCGGATGGAATGGTATCAGGAGCTGTTCATACTACTGGAGACTTATTAAGACCAGGATTACAAATAATAAAGACAGCACCAGGCGTATCTGTTGTTTCAAGCTTTTTTATAATGCAAGTTCCAGGATCAAATTATGGAGAAGAGGGACTATTGCTATTTGGAGACTGTGCAGTTAACCCAAACCCTAATGAGGATCAACTAGCTGCAATTGCAATTGCAACAGCAGAAACAGCTAAAACTTTGTGTAAAATGGAGCCTAAAGTAGCAATGTTATCGTTCTCTACTATGGGAAGTGCTGATAATGAATTAGTAGATAAAGTTAGAAACGCAACACAAAAAGCAAAAGAACTAAGACCTGATTTAGATATAGACGGAGAATTACAGTTAGATGCAGCTATAGTTAAAAAGGTTGCAGATCAAAAAGCACCAAATAGCAAGGTTGCAGGAAGAGCTAATGTTTTGGTATTCCCAGATTTACAAGCAGGTAATATAGGATATAAACTAGTTCAAAGATTTGCTAATGCAGATGCTATTGGACCAGTTTGTCAAGGTTTTGCAAAACCAATAAATGACTTATCAAGAGGATGTAGTTCAGATGATATCGTAAATGTTGTTGCATTAACAGCAGTTCAAGCACAAACTAATAAGTAGTATCTGAATTATAAAGTGAATATTAGTTTCAGATGGAGTTTTATTAATATGAATATAATTTCTTCTTCATCTGAAGCTTACAAGAAGTGATAGTGTAACCGATGTTAGCTATAAGATAATATGTTCTCATAAATTTAAATGAAATAATTAGATTGAAGAATAATAAGGGAGGAAAAATCATGAAAGTATTAGTTATAAATTGTGGAAGCTCTTCATTAAAGTATCAACTTATTGATATGTCTAATGAGGAAGCTTTAGCACAAGGCCTTGTAGAAAGAATTGGAATGGATGGGTCAATCTTAACACAAAAGGTTGAAGGCAAAAATAAATATATTATTGAAACACCTATGAAAGATCATCAAGTTGCAATTGAACTTGTATTAAAAAGCTTAGTTGATGAAACACATGGTGTAATTAAATCAATGGATGAAATATCGTCAGTTGGACATAGAGTTGTTCATGGTGGAGAAAAATATGCAGCTTCAGTAATAATTGATGAAGAAGTTCTTAAAAATCTTCAAGATCTTTCAAAACTTGCACCACTTCACAATCCAGCAAACATAACTGGAATA
The DNA window shown above is from Clostridium beijerinckii and carries:
- a CDS encoding DNA helicase RecG, with protein sequence MDIYSNISALKGVGPKATEKLNRCGIFNILDILLYFPRDYEFVDGNAQFESITGEDKQILKCEVVRFRSDIKTKTGKVITTIEFNYDGHTVSAKWFNQRYIRNSFRLGRIYNLMGKFKRIGNTLEVVNPVITCEEALCSEILPKYPLKGDISNKLFEKLTNEILSNMEVKENLSKEIVDKYSLLSLNDAIRSIHFPDNKEILEKAKIRLKFQELFTYSLKLLLLKYKLKKNTNGIFFEWVDEFSDFKEKLPFPLTNAQTRVVREILRDQKSNFSMNRLIQGDVGSGKTIVALIAIFNVIKNGYQCAFMAPTEILASQHFEESKKIFEDFNIEIELLTGSTTLKEKQRIKERIKTLEPILVIGTHALFQDDVEFRKLGLIVTDEQHRFGVEQRSRLINKGKRADCLVMTATPIPRTLALYLYSDLDVSIIDELPPGRKKIDTRFYVEAQRDIGYDLAYNEIKNGRQVYIVCPLIEEDEKEELSSVETVYNRLTTGIFKDLKVEILHGKMKGSEKDEIIKRFKNNDFNVLISTTVIEVGVNVPNASVMIVENAERFGLSQLHQLRGRVGRGAYSSYCILIAKAKSNTTKKRMQIMTECSDGFLISEKDLELRGAGEMFGRKQSGDEGFILANLYDDIKILRCAKLEANNMLQNECDLNREIINEITKNLEKSSKYICFN
- the rsmD gene encoding 16S rRNA (guanine(966)-N(2))-methyltransferase RsmD, with the protein product MRIIAGKARGHKLIPPATMETRPTLDRVKEAMFSTIQPYIPEAVVVDVFSGTGSLGLESASRGASEVYLFDKSSETFPLLKQNVENLKFQDFCFPINTDAYAGLKQLASKGKRFDIIFIDPPYCKEMIPEAMKIVKEYQLLKNDGIIVTKIDSIETIYEGYEDIKLIKSKRYGNTTVCYYKYEEK
- a CDS encoding pantetheine-phosphate adenylyltransferase: MKIAVYPGSFDPITNGHLDIIKRGAKAFDKIIVAVLVNVDKKCLFEVDERVELIKKVTRDIENVEVRSFNGLLVNFLKECNTNIILKGLRTTFDFEYELQMAFMNNELDRNIETICMMSSSENLHISSSNVKQVAKFGGNIERLVPNEVVSDIISRINI
- a CDS encoding ATPase, whose protein sequence is MEKMDVNIIELLEYLQDLVENSSKVPMSGKVMIDKKEIIEVIDQIINYMPDQFKKAEWVMNERERILNEAKKEYDSVRKDTMTMMKQNVEKHDIVKEAKIRAEEIINSAQRDAKAIRLGSRDYSDEILTQLDKEIEDQKIKLIKSLQTSFESVAKNIDTSLTGACDVIKDNVKELRSMKK
- the ylbJ gene encoding sporulation integral membrane protein YlbJ → MLYVVILWFLIISLIVILIKQLNIKKNIIICIFISILIILFILNIKQCISAAIDGCELWYKSILPTTFPFIVICNLLIYYDGITLYSKFLGPLICKPLGLSKNCSFPIVASILCGYPLGAKYCVDLYSMEYIEKSEYERLLNIASNVGPLFLIGSVAGTLLGNLALGYILLIGNYSSLIFIGFITKKKRTPIKVSSLSRPKYEIINFGSAIKNAVQNGINTALSIGGFIVIFSVLITLIKNNVYFYIMFEQLENFFSLPVGTLYFLFLGSIEMTNGCSLISTLSLPLPLKLSMISFLCSFSGLAVIAQVSSFVSDTKIHYSKYIFLKLIQGIFSFIITYILLQILPTSIYTSNLGINSSMSEYTHFYPMLVLFLLTFLLYILNKASKLFFHAT
- a CDS encoding nucleotidyltransferase, producing the protein MIIIITGIITEYNPFHKGHEYHLQNAKYHTNAEGIVCIMSGNFMQRGIPAIVDKWKRAEMAIKNGVDLVLELPLVYSISSAEHFAFGSVSLLNSLGIVDHLYFGSEEGNIDTLDDIAKVLVSEPYEYKSRLKNNLNLGLPFHLSRANALNDYLNCNDVFNVLSNSNNILGIEYIKALRTLNSLIIPKTLKREGSSYNNSNLDSLFSSATSIRKHLRENSLSELINVLPQVSYDILYDLSCSGYPFTFEEDMFKYIKYKFLTNEKSLLKLPDISEGLENRILKEILNSNSLNELILNSKSKRYTYTRINRILAQSFLNLEDFDLFNLSKMPAPYARVLGFNSTGRNMLKNIKSKDNINVITKVPKNNLCDHMKIDILGTKAYSLLNSKIHPMEDYLKGPIII
- a CDS encoding phosphate acetyltransferase, with amino-acid sequence MDLMKKIWTDAQANKKKIVLPEGNEERTIAAAEKIHKLGLAYPILVGNKEEIMNKSKDLDVDLSGVEIIDPNEADNLNKYITAFYDLRKKKGMTMEKADKIVRDPLYFGTMMVKLDDADGMVSGAVHTTGDLLRPGLQIIKTAPGVSVVSSFFIMQVPGSNYGEEGLLLFGDCAVNPNPNEDQLAAIAIATAETAKTLCKMEPKVAMLSFSTMGSADNELVDKVRNATQKAKELRPDLDIDGELQLDAAIVKKVADQKAPNSKVAGRANVLVFPDLQAGNIGYKLVQRFANADAIGPVCQGFAKPINDLSRGCSSDDIVNVVALTAVQAQTNK